The following coding sequences lie in one Lolium perenne isolate Kyuss_39 chromosome 2, Kyuss_2.0, whole genome shotgun sequence genomic window:
- the LOC127329691 gene encoding protein FAR1-RELATED SEQUENCE 5-like: MTVSIPYASSSFLPRSIDRSPTFELDEPAAAVPSHDLGRHDHLLTAALLRHRAPPSLLHDLLFTGISPELDEPPSAPHSVTIDLLHQGISSRRSRHSHLHDPQGLLDETPLLHAVASSSVSPASRSSAGHEVEVLYGGHEEDEYSDMEVGFDEYSVEVGLHHEESSSENKSEVISGADNGREHHSQADPDIVSNEYKMHSMEEHCKILDMTFSSEPAAFVWYNSYAREHGFSIRKDILKRAKRGKRGKGEIRLRRYVCSRVGKRQEKLLTQEGHSRRLRPETRCNCNANLTVKRDLSRGVWVVKIFYGNHRHKPARPDEVPFLRSHRKIKPYQRAEILSLGASGMRKYMIMKHFLRRHGYGGVGFVRRDLYNLCCREKRKLIAKGDAATALGIMAARKKSDPEFFFDYQVDDEGRLKSMFWCDSQSRQDYQDFGDVVVFDSTYKMNRYAMPFIPFVGLNNHRKTTVFACALVSDETEDTYAWLLRTFLTAMCQKKPKGLITDGDAAMILAIQNVLPDVWHRLCTWHIEKNMKRHLGHKSLKEFRPFLYYATSEAIFEERWSAFHRKWETDSTQEWLKRMYNKKRIWAAAYLTGGYFLGMKSNQRSESLNSCLHLHLDYGMTLVDLIMHYENAIVRIRESEAEDDCICSQSLPVAVTESKEIEVALAHAFSPAKFYILQQVVKKLGDLEIFEEYVGTGGSKQFMVKWRNSGRYSFIVEYSPNQPKELIQCSCRRMNRKGLPCKHILYVLKHLKLSEIPDYCVLRRFSKMARNGLPARRRSDLFAYGYSGPGKRKRYNDMETVSAEAMDAAVDDPAMYNEFMAYMKGLVARKYAKKNGHDGHTAFAEEDAYDF; encoded by the exons ATGACCGTCTCTATACCGTATGCGTCTTCCTCCTTCCTCCCACGATCGATCGATCGTTCTCCCACGTTCGAACTCGACGAGCCGGCTGCCGCCGTCCCGTCGCACGATCTCGGACGCCACGATCACCTCCTCACCGCCGCACTCCTCCGCCACAGGGCTCCTCCGTCGCTTCTCCACGATCTCCTCTTCACCGGCATCTCCCCGGAGCTCGACGAGCCGCCGTCGGCGCCGCACTCCGTCACCATAGACCTCCTCCACCAGGGCATATCTTCCCGACGATCTCGGCACTCCCATCTCCACGATCCTCAGGGCCTCCTCGACGAGACGCCTCTGCTGCACGCCGTCGCGTCGAGCTCCGTCTCTCCGGCGAGCCGATCTTCCGCTGGACACGAGGTGGAG GTGCTATACGGTGGTCACGAGGAGGATGAGTATTCAGACATGGAGGTTGGGTTTGATGAATATAGCGTGGAGGTAGGACTGCATCACGAGGAATCAAGCTCTGAAAATAAGAGCGAA GTGATATCTGGTGCTGACAATGGGCGTGAACATCACAGTCAAGCAGACCCAGATATTGTGAGTAATGAATATAAGATGCACTCTATGGAAGAGCACTGTAAAATACTGGACATGACATTTTCTTCCGAACCGGCGGCTTTTGTGTGGTACAACAGCTATGCGAGAGAGCATGGCTTCAGCATCCGGAAGGACATTTTGAAGAGGGCAAAGCGAGGGAAACGTGGTAAGGGAGAAATACGGTTAAGGCGGTATGTCTGTTCCAGGGTAGGGAAACGTCAGGAAAAGCTTTTAACGCAGGAAGGCCACAGTCGTAGGCTACGACCCGAGACTCGTTGCAACTGCAATGCCAATCTCACCGTGAAGCGTGACCTATCGAGAGGAGTATGGGTTGTCAAAATTTTTTACGGCAATCACAGACATAAACCAGCTAGACCGGACGAAGTACCATTTCTTCGATCGCACAGAAAGATTAAGCCGTACCAGAGAGCTGAGATACTATCTTTGGGAGCAAGTGGGATGAGAAAGTACATGATTATGAAACACTTTCTCAGAAGACATGGCTACGGTGGTGTAGGCTTCGTAAGGCGAGATCTGTACAACCTATGTTGCAGGGAGAAGAGGAAGCTTATTGCGAAGGGTGATGCTGCCACAGCACTTGGTATTATGGCCGCGAGGAAGAAGAGTGATCCTGAATTTTTTTTTGATTACCAAGTAGATGATGAAGGACGGTTGAAAAGCATGTTCTGGTGTGATTCTCAGTCACGGCAGGACTATCAGGATTTTGGTGACGTGGTGGTGTTTGATAGCACGTACAAGATGAACCGGTATGCTATGCCATTTATTCCTTTTGTAGGCCTGAACAATCATCGTAAGACTACGGTGTTTGCATGCGCTCTCGTGTCAGACGAGACAGAAGATACATATGCTTGGCTGCTTCGGACATTCTTGACTGCAATGTGTCAGAAGAAGCCCAAAGGTCTTATTACTGATGGGGACGCCGCGATGATATTAGCTATTCAGAATGTCCTTCCAGACGTGTGGCACCGTCTATGTACTTGGCACATAGAGAAAAACATGAAGAGACACCTTGGTCATAAGTCGCTAAAGGAATTTCGGCCATTCTTATACTACGCCACTTCAGAAGCTATTTTTGAGGAAAGATGGAGCGCGTTTCATCGCAAGTGGGAGACAGATAGTACCCAAGAATGGCTCAAAAGGATGTACAATAAGAAGAGAATTTGGGCTGCCGCGTATCTGACCGGTGGATATTTCCTTGGTATGAAAAGCAATCAGAGAAGTGAGAGTTTGAACTCATGCCTTCACCTTCACCTGGATTATGGTATGACCCTAGTTGACTTGATAATGCATTACGAGAATGCCATTGTTCGCATCCGTGAGAGCGAGGCCGAAGATGACTGCATCTGTTCCCAGAGTTTACCGGTGGCAGTTACTGAATCCAAAGAGATAGAGGTTGCTCTTGCCCATGCCTTCAGTCCAGCCAAGTTCTACATCTTGCAGCAGGTTGTGAAGAAGCTTGGTGACCTCGAGATTTTTGAGGAATACGTGGGAACAGGGGGCTCTAAACAGTTTATGGTCAAATGGAGGAATAGCGGCAGATACTCGTTTATCGTGGAGTATAGCCCTAATCAGCCGAAAGAGTTAATACAGTGCAGCTGCCGAAGAATGAATCGTAAGGGGCTTCCATGCAAGCATATCCTATATGTATTGAAGCACCTGAAATTGTCCGAAATACCGGACTATTGTGTTCTTCGGCGATTCTCCAAAATGGCAAGAAATGGATTGCCAGCACGGCGCAGAAGCGATCTTTTCGCGTACGGTTACTCGGGGCCAGGGAAGCGAAAAAGATACAACGACATGGAAACAGTATCGGCGGAAGCTATGGATGCGGCAGTAGATGATCCAGCAATGTATAATGAGTTCATGGCATATATGAAGGGCTTAGTAGCAAGAAAATATGCGAAAAAGAATGGACATGATGGTCACACAGCCTTCGCTGAAGAAGACGCATATGATTTTTAA